The following are from one region of the Paenibacillus sabinae T27 genome:
- the lon gene encoding endopeptidase La: MVSKQTKGRRFPLLPLRGLLVYPSMVLHLDVGREKSVKALEKAMVEDNLILLCSQSEVNIEEPGQEDIFRVGTVANVRQMLKLPNGTIRVLVEGVERAEIINYTDNEEYYEVFARELPEQPDTDPESDALMRTVLNQFEHYITLSKKVTPETLAAVSDIEEPGRLADVITSHLALKIKEKQEILETIDVRKRLEKLLDILGNEREVLELERKINQRVKKQMEKTQKEYYLREQMKAIQKELGDKEGRAGEAEELRAQVEEKSLPERVREKIDKEIDRLEKMPASSAEGGVIRNYVEMLLSLPWNEWTEDDLDIAKAEQVLDEDHYGLDKPKERVLEYLAVQKLVKKLKGPILCLVGPPGVGKTSLARSIARSLNRKFVRISLGGVRDEAEIRGHRRTYVGAMPGRIIQGMKTAGSLNPVFLLDEIDKMASDFRGDPSAALLEVLDPEQNNTFSDHFVEIPFDLSNVMFVTTANAVHNIPRPLLDRMEMLYIPGYTELEKLQIAGRYLLPKQTKNHGLEDGQLTIEEGTLLRVIREYTRESGVRNLEQQVAALCRKAAKQIVSGEKEKVSISPDDIKDYLGTAKYRYGMAELEDQIGTVTGLAWTEVGGDTLLIEVTVVPGSGKLILTGQLGDVMKESAQAAFSYTRSKAEELGIPSDFYEKNDIHIHIPEGAIPKDGPSAGITIATALVSALTKRQVSKDVAMTGEITLRGRVLPIGGLKEKSLAAHRAGYKKILLPKDNERDLKEIPESVKNDVEFVPVSHMDQVLRHALVEQAAKAADQPVQSLQ, from the coding sequence ATGGTATCCAAACAGACAAAAGGTCGTCGTTTTCCTTTATTGCCGCTCAGAGGTCTTCTAGTGTATCCCAGCATGGTCCTCCATCTGGATGTGGGTCGCGAGAAGTCGGTTAAAGCGCTGGAAAAAGCGATGGTAGAAGATAATTTGATTCTCCTCTGTTCACAATCCGAGGTCAATATTGAAGAGCCGGGTCAGGAAGATATTTTTCGGGTCGGTACGGTTGCGAATGTACGGCAAATGCTGAAGCTTCCCAACGGCACCATAAGGGTCCTTGTGGAGGGCGTCGAACGCGCCGAGATCATCAACTATACCGATAATGAAGAGTATTACGAGGTGTTCGCGCGGGAGCTGCCCGAGCAGCCGGATACGGATCCGGAAAGCGACGCTCTGATGCGTACGGTGCTGAACCAGTTCGAACATTATATTACCTTATCCAAAAAAGTAACGCCGGAGACGCTCGCTGCCGTGTCGGATATCGAAGAGCCCGGACGTCTTGCCGATGTGATCACGAGCCATTTGGCGCTGAAGATCAAGGAGAAGCAGGAGATCCTGGAAACGATCGACGTCCGCAAGCGTCTGGAGAAGCTGTTGGATATTCTGGGCAATGAGCGCGAAGTGCTGGAGCTTGAACGCAAGATCAACCAGCGCGTCAAGAAGCAGATGGAAAAGACGCAGAAAGAATACTATTTGCGTGAGCAAATGAAGGCGATCCAGAAGGAGCTTGGCGACAAGGAAGGCCGGGCAGGCGAAGCCGAGGAGCTCCGTGCCCAGGTTGAGGAGAAGAGTTTGCCTGAACGGGTCCGGGAGAAGATCGACAAGGAAATCGACCGGCTCGAGAAAATGCCCGCAAGCTCCGCGGAAGGCGGCGTCATCCGCAACTATGTGGAAATGCTGCTCAGCCTCCCCTGGAACGAATGGACCGAGGACGATCTGGATATCGCCAAGGCCGAGCAGGTGCTGGACGAAGACCACTACGGGCTGGATAAGCCGAAAGAGCGGGTGCTGGAATACCTGGCCGTTCAGAAGCTTGTCAAAAAGCTCAAAGGCCCAATCCTCTGTCTCGTCGGACCGCCCGGGGTCGGCAAAACGTCGCTTGCGCGGTCGATCGCCCGTTCCCTGAACCGCAAGTTCGTCCGCATCTCCCTTGGCGGCGTGCGCGATGAAGCGGAGATCCGCGGCCACCGCCGCACGTATGTCGGGGCAATGCCAGGACGGATCATCCAGGGCATGAAGACGGCCGGTTCGCTCAATCCTGTCTTCCTGCTTGACGAGATTGACAAGATGGCCTCCGATTTCCGCGGCGACCCATCCGCGGCACTGCTGGAGGTTCTCGATCCGGAACAGAATAATACGTTCAGCGATCATTTTGTGGAGATTCCGTTCGACCTGTCGAACGTCATGTTCGTGACCACGGCCAATGCTGTGCACAACATCCCGCGTCCGCTGCTTGACCGGATGGAGATGCTGTATATCCCCGGCTATACGGAGCTCGAGAAGCTGCAAATCGCGGGGCGCTATCTTCTGCCGAAGCAGACGAAGAATCACGGTCTGGAGGACGGCCAGCTGACGATCGAGGAAGGCACGCTGCTCCGCGTCATCCGCGAATATACGCGGGAATCCGGCGTCCGGAACCTGGAGCAGCAGGTTGCCGCGCTGTGCCGGAAGGCTGCGAAGCAGATTGTATCCGGCGAGAAGGAGAAGGTCAGCATTTCCCCCGACGACATCAAGGATTATCTGGGAACAGCCAAATACCGTTACGGTATGGCGGAACTCGAAGACCAGATCGGCACGGTTACCGGCCTGGCCTGGACCGAGGTGGGCGGAGACACGCTGCTGATTGAAGTAACGGTTGTACCGGGAAGCGGCAAGCTCATCCTGACCGGCCAGCTGGGCGATGTGATGAAGGAGTCGGCGCAGGCCGCATTCAGCTATACGCGCTCCAAGGCGGAAGAGCTTGGCATCCCGTCCGATTTTTACGAGAAGAACGATATTCATATTCACATTCCCGAAGGCGCGATTCCGAAGGATGGACCGTCGGCAGGCATTACCATCGCTACGGCGCTCGTATCCGCCCTCACCAAACGTCAAGTCTCGAAGGATGTGGCGATGACCGGCGAAATTACGCTTCGCGGCCGGGTGCTGCCAATCGGCGGGCTGAAGGAGAAATCGCTGGCCGCCCACCGCGCCGGCTATAAGAAAATCCTGCTCCCCAAAGACAACGAGCGGGATCTGAAAGAAATACCGGAGAGCGTGAAGAACGACGTGGAATTCGTCCCGGTCTCCCATATGGATCAGGTGCTGCGCCACGCGCTTGTTGAGCAAGCGGCGAAGGCCGCGGATCAGCCCGTCCAAAGCTTGCAATAG